One genomic segment of Novisyntrophococcus fermenticellae includes these proteins:
- a CDS encoding manganese catalase family protein, with protein sequence MWNYEKRLQYPVNITRPNAKIAQIIMSQYGGPDGEMGASMRYLSQRFAAPNRICMGVLNDVGTEELAHLEMVSTIVHQLTCDLSPEEIEKSGFLNYYTDHTVGIWPQAAGGIPFNACEFQSSGDALADLFEDLAAEQKAKKTYDNILRVVKDPEVADPLRFLRARELVHFQRFGEALRSVQEQLDAKNFYAYNPSYDAPTSCPPNSR encoded by the coding sequence ATGTGGAATTATGAAAAAAGATTACAGTATCCTGTAAATATAACGCGGCCAAATGCAAAAATTGCACAGATTATTATGAGTCAATACGGTGGTCCCGATGGTGAGATGGGTGCCTCCATGCGCTATCTCTCACAGCGTTTTGCGGCACCAAATCGTATCTGCATGGGCGTTCTTAATGATGTGGGTACAGAAGAGCTTGCTCACCTTGAAATGGTTTCCACCATCGTTCATCAGCTGACCTGTGATCTGTCACCGGAGGAAATTGAAAAATCGGGTTTCCTTAATTACTATACGGATCATACCGTAGGAATATGGCCGCAGGCTGCCGGAGGTATTCCATTTAATGCCTGTGAATTCCAGTCATCGGGTGACGCACTTGCAGACTTATTTGAAGATCTTGCCGCTGAACAGAAGGCTAAAAAGACCTATGATAACATCTTACGTGTTGTAAAAGATCCTGAAGTTGCTGATCCGCTGCGCTTCTTGCGTGCCCGTGAACTCGTACACTTCCAGCGTTTCGGTGAAGCTTTGCGTTCTGTTCAGGAACAGTTGGATGCCAAGAACTTCTATGCGTATAACCCCAGCTATGATGCCCCTACCTCCTGCCCACCCAATAGCAGATAA